ttttttttttgtaattattttattgaatgacaCATTTTGTATTTAAGTAATAGTTGGAACGCATATAGTAATTTTCCTTTTCCAAGCTTTGTAATATTCGACAAGCAATATTATGCCATATACTACCGTGTTATATTGCCTCTTGAAATCATTCTGGTGGTCTATTTCGATAGTGTGCTAGTTTTAGTTTATTCAAATGTACTGATCGCGGGattccttttacttcaatcttgatgTTTTGATTCTGCAAAATTTCTAACACTTTATGTGGTCCGGTATACTGATCAGaaaattttcctttactaggttcttttagtagatatatcaaatctcctactttaaagtTTTGAGGGTTGGTTCGTCGGtcataatattcttttgatcttaatttagattttatcaaattttctcttgctaTTTGCTGTACAGTGttgattttatcgaacagatctatgagatattctgcgtatgttGCTTCCATGTTCTCTTCAATTATCACTTCACCAGTGGGTTCTCTGGCCAggtgtccaaaaactaattcatGCGGGGAGAATTTTGTTCCTTCGTGTACaaaggtattataggaaaacatagctaattccaCCCATTTCCTGGGAAGTCCTGgaacaaaaaataattacaacggataatataccaattaatactaaacagtatcgttACCCACCAGtgcatcgagaagaaataaatcgacaaatTCAAGTATTACTAGACACAGACGTTGTGGAGTCATCGATATCCACATACAATTCTCCGTTATGGATTGTACCGAAAAACCCAGATTCGCAAGGAAACAAACGTTGGAGATTAGTTATTGATTATAGGAAGCTAAATGATAAAACGATCAGTGATGCTTTTCCACTCCCCAACatcacagaaatattggatcaattaggaagtgcaaaatatttttctacatttGACTTGACAtcaggctttcaccagatccatATGTCACAGGAGGACGCCCACAAAAccgcattttcgacaccatacggacatttccaattcaaaagaatgccctttggattaaaaaatgccccagcaacatttcaacgcttGATGAACCTAGTGTTATCTGgactgcaaggaatagaactattcgtctatctggatgacatagtgatttattcgaGGTCTCTCCAAGagcacgaaattaaatttaccaaGCTAATGGAAAGATtaaggaaagctaaattacgattacagcCCGATAAGTGTGAGTTCTTGCGACACGAAGTAAATTAtctaggacatataattagtgaagATGGGGTAAAACCAGATCCAAAGAAAATCGAAGCCGTATTGAAATTTCCACGACCCAAAAGggtgaaaaatatcaaacagtttttgggactagcaggatactacagaagatttatacccgattTCTCCAAGGTTGCAAagccattgacacaactattaaagaaagacactccctttaaatggacagaaaatcaagaaaatgcattcgataatttaaaaacagcgctaatgacaaaatccattctacaatatccagacttttctaaaccctttaaccttactacagacgcatcaggatatgcaataagcgacgtactgagtcaagggccaatcggaaaggatttacCGATTGCATATGcctcaagactattaaattcGGCCGAACAAAATTACTCTACTATAGAAAAGGAGTGTTTGGCAATCGTTTACAGCACATTGCACTTCCGGCTGTACCtatacggaagaaagtttattattataaccgatcataaacctttagtgtggatgcattctatcaaggACCCTACTTCGAGAAtctggaaatggaaattaaaattatcggactttgaatttgatattatatacaaagaaggcagggcgaacgcaaacgcggACGCATTGTCTAGAAACCCTCCGGAGATCTGTCTACCAATcaggaaaagagaagaagattCATCGATCCAGTATCCTGCCCTAAAACGATTCGAATTAGATAcctcaaccgaagactctcccatattcgaagctaaaccacgcGCCtggcctcaatccagtgattctaaagaTCAAGGAAAGGTTTTTACCCAAAAACATCTTACAATAGAaaaaacccccataaaatattttgaccaagcattagcagaaatcgatgtaagtacagatagaggaataaccaatcgagaaaaagaagacacGAATATAACAAGCGAAGAAGAgccctccactgtaattccagaactaattcaacaacgagaaaaggacacgagacctacgataattgcggaactaaaaatttcagaaacccgagactcaattatgagagtaaatgaccataaagtaatatttatagatgtacatggcaatccgatagataaaggagccttagaaatgaaggagaCGGGGAAATTGCCTccttatgaagatttaatgttggaaaaagcaagattgaattacgattccggGAAATACATCGTatccctaccgataaaggaaaatagaaatattccaataacaccagaaaatttattaaactcgctaagatctctactagatgtagtaaatgaaaaacagttaacttcctttagcattagcaaaggaaacttggaggaaataccttggcgatatacaatcagaaaattaaaggaaatatttatggaaaaaaccttaaccatcaccatttgcactggggaagtaattactccacctgtggaagcgcggaacaacataatacgagaaaaacatgaatcaagcgtagcaggacacaaaggaattacaaaaacttatcaaagaatacgacaacattactattgggaaaatatgaaaaaggaaattcaaggttacgtaagaacatgtaaggaatgtgaattgaagaaactcacaagaataaaagcaaaacaaccaatggtacttacagacacaccaggtaaagcgttcgataagattagtatggatattgtaggtccattaccaaaaactcaaaagggaaatgaatatatattaaccatccaagatttattaacaaaatactcaatcgggattccactaggaggaatctcttcagccgagatagcggacgcttttgtaaagcgatttatttgtcgtttcggatcaccgagagctattctcactgatcaaggaacgaactttacatcctcactaatgaagaaagtagcaaagagattccgcatcaaacaatataccacgacggcatatcatccacaaagtaacggttcaatcgaaagatctcaccacgtactgattgaatatctcaaattatacattgaaaattccagaaattgggacgaatgggtagaattagctatgttttcctataatacctctgtacacgaaggaacgaaattctccccgcacgaattagtttttggacatctagccagagaacctactggtgaagtaatgatcgaagagaacatggaaccaacatacgcagaatatctcgaagacctgttcgataaaattaacaccgtacaacgaatggcaagagaaaatttgataaaatccaaactaagatcaaaggaatattacgaccgacgaataaACCCCCaggattttaaaacaggagactcgatatatctattaaaagaacctagtaaggaaaattctcccatcaatatattagacgacacaaagtgctagaaatcttgcagaacaaaacgtcaagattgaagtaaaagggattccgcgaacggtgcacttaaacaagctaaaactagcgcataaccgaaataagcaatgaataaagtgatttcagtgagcaacgtagtgcagtagtgtatgttgtaatgctgttcgtcgaataatacagatatcgaacacctaaaagaaaaaaaggaaaattattatatgtgctccaattattgcttaaatataaaacgtgttaactcaatgaataattaactagtgaaagtgaaagttaccttgtgaacaagtgatcaacatacaaggaagtgtaagtgcaagtataggttatggatcgttgttcgctgaacataatgtatgacagctacctaaaataagtgaataaattagtctcaattgtctcagtgcaaaatacaaggttactaagtgttataactatattgtggataaatcaaaaggaagtgtgacactgttcgtcgaataatacagatagcgaaaacctaaaaggaaaaaagaaaattatcaggtgtactccaattattgtttgaatatacaacgtgttgattcaataaataattaaaagaatggaagtgaaagttaccttgtgaacaagtgatcatcatacaagaaggtttacgtgcaaaataggttatggctccctgtttgcggaacaccatgtacaacagccaactgaaaaataaatgaacaaattaacttcaactgccttaatgcaagatacaacagtactaaatgtcataacaatactatggaagcatgccactgttcgtcgaacaacacagatagcggaaacctgaaaaggaaaagaagtttattacgagtgctcCGATTaatgtttgaatgtgaaacgtgttagttcaacgaatgactaaaacagtgaaagtgcaacttacctcgtgaacaattaatcaccatacaaggaagtgtacatgcatgaatgtcgcagattaacaaaaagaaataaaatagctgataagtgtagaaagtggttagaaaataattaagataggttaattgaaagtaaaagaatatcttattatgtattaatctacgtagtattgttataatattatatctaacatgtagaagcggattttgtaatgcacaatagcggtcacacacacaatgcattatacacatattaaactgaATAAACTAAAGAAtacctttatggccacagatataagacgattgaa
This window of the Bombus vancouverensis nearcticus unplaced genomic scaffold, iyBomVanc1_principal scaffold0055, whole genome shotgun sequence genome carries:
- the LOC143304814 gene encoding uncharacterized protein LOC143304814 isoform X3, translating into MPWILTTAAFYYGCLQSSYICGHKDSTLSMLHHLPRSFPHHLILQYALDTYYGCLQSSYICGHKGFRYLCCSTNSGMLPYWLLYMVFRKQGAITYFARKPSCMMITCSQGSCHTLCSANNDP
- the LOC143304814 gene encoding uncharacterized protein LOC143304814 isoform X2 translates to MPWILTTAAFYYGCLQSSYICGHKDSTLSMLHHLPRSFPHHLILQYALDTYYGCLQSSYICGHKGFRYLCCSTNSGMLPYWLLYMVFRKQGAITYFARKPSCMMITCSQGFRYLYYSTNSVTLPFDLSTI
- the LOC143304814 gene encoding uncharacterized protein LOC143304814 isoform X1 — protein: MPWILTTAAFYYGCLQSSYICGHKDSTLSMLHHLPRSFPHHLILQYALDTYYGCLQSSYICGHKGFRYLCCSTNSGMLPYWLLYMVFRKQGAITYFARKPSCMMITCSQGNFHFHSFNYLLNQHVVYSNNNWSTPDNFLFSF